In one Streptomyces sp. NBC_01288 genomic region, the following are encoded:
- a CDS encoding carbohydrate binding domain-containing protein, which translates to MRLARFAATVSALALAATGVTVALAPASSAAGSSVYSVAPYVDMSNSQEGLLDTAITGHKLKAYTAAFVLGVGCNQIWGDTLPIGNDSYTDPLIAKAKSEGASVIVSSGGASGEPLAWTCSTQSSIDAGYQAIINDYGVTQLDFDIEGAAIADTAAAARQMQAMKDLKASNPNLQFSMTLPVLTSGLTGDGVNILKAAKNAGIKIDVVNIMAMDYYAGTGTEMGQGAVSAAKATLAQMQSVDSGYTYANLGITPMIGKNDDGSTFTLADAQTVESFAAQNSVGRLAFWAITRDQACGGSANSLPTCSEISQNSLAFTDAFVPYEGSSGGGGGTTSDFSVSLSPGSASVTQGGSTTAAVSTAVTSGSAESVSLAASGAPSGVSVSFSPNSVTSGGSSILTATVGSSVAAGTYPITVTGTAATGSHSATYTLTVTTTGGGGGGGGSLTNAGFETGSSSPWTCTGGSAVVSTPVHSGSHSLQVTPSAGSTGECDQNVTLSPNTSYTLTAWVQGPYAYIGVTGGASASTWSNNSAWNQLKTTFTTGSSGAVTVFVHGWYGQSNVTADDFTLG; encoded by the coding sequence ATGCGCCTGGCAAGATTCGCGGCCACCGTCTCCGCTCTCGCGCTCGCGGCCACCGGCGTCACCGTCGCCCTGGCCCCCGCGAGCAGCGCGGCGGGAAGCAGCGTCTACTCCGTGGCCCCCTACGTGGACATGTCGAACAGTCAGGAAGGACTGCTCGACACCGCCATCACCGGACACAAGCTCAAGGCCTACACCGCGGCCTTCGTGCTCGGCGTCGGCTGCAACCAGATCTGGGGAGACACACTCCCCATCGGCAACGACTCCTACACCGACCCCTTGATCGCCAAGGCCAAGTCCGAAGGCGCCTCCGTCATCGTCTCCTCCGGAGGAGCCAGCGGCGAACCGCTCGCCTGGACCTGCTCGACCCAGAGCAGCATCGACGCCGGCTACCAGGCCATCATCAACGACTACGGCGTCACCCAGCTCGACTTCGACATCGAGGGCGCCGCCATCGCGGACACCGCGGCCGCGGCCCGCCAGATGCAGGCGATGAAGGACCTCAAGGCGTCCAACCCGAACCTCCAGTTCTCCATGACCCTGCCGGTGCTCACGAGCGGGCTGACCGGCGACGGCGTCAACATCCTCAAGGCCGCCAAGAACGCGGGCATCAAGATCGACGTGGTCAACATCATGGCCATGGACTACTACGCCGGCACCGGCACCGAGATGGGCCAGGGCGCGGTCTCCGCGGCGAAGGCGACGCTGGCGCAGATGCAGTCCGTCGACTCCGGTTACACCTACGCCAACCTCGGCATCACGCCGATGATCGGCAAGAACGACGACGGTTCCACCTTCACGCTGGCCGACGCCCAGACGGTGGAGAGCTTCGCCGCGCAGAACAGTGTCGGACGGCTGGCGTTCTGGGCGATCACCCGGGACCAGGCGTGCGGCGGAAGCGCCAACTCCCTGCCCACATGCAGTGAGATCAGTCAGAACAGCCTCGCGTTCACCGACGCGTTCGTGCCCTACGAGGGCAGTTCGGGCGGCGGCGGAGGCACCACCAGCGACTTCTCCGTGTCACTGTCACCGGGTTCGGCCTCGGTCACCCAGGGCGGTTCGACAACTGCGGCCGTGTCTACGGCGGTTACGTCCGGCAGTGCCGAGTCCGTCAGCCTCGCCGCCTCGGGCGCGCCGTCCGGAGTCAGTGTCTCGTTCAGCCCCAACTCCGTTACGTCCGGCGGCAGTTCGATACTGACGGCGACGGTCGGTTCGTCCGTGGCCGCGGGCACGTATCCGATCACCGTCACCGGCACGGCCGCGACGGGCAGCCACAGCGCGACCTACACCCTGACGGTCACCACCACCGGAGGCGGCGGAGGAGGCGGGGGTTCACTGACCAACGCGGGTTTCGAGACCGGCAGTTCGAGCCCCTGGACCTGCACGGGCGGCAGCGCGGTGGTCTCCACCCCGGTCCACAGCGGCAGCCACAGCCTCCAGGTCACGCCTAGCGCCGGCAGCACCGGCGAGTGCGACCAGAACGTCACCCTGTCCCCCAACACCAGCTACACACTGACCGCTTGGGTGCAGGGACCGTACGCCTACATCGGAGTCACCGGCGGCGCCTCCGCGAGCACCTGGTCGAACAACTCGGCCTGGAACCAGCTCAAGACCACCTTCACCACCGGCAGCAGCGGAGCCGTCACGGTCTTCGTCCACGGCTGGTACGGCCAATCCAACGTCACCGCCGACGACTTCACCCTCGGCTGA
- a CDS encoding MFS transporter — translation MPSASAPFDTRGPGADAPGAGARGSLARLYRRDLPAYPATGRRMSYLAIVVLTTVVLYYMLYIQYAVATSIITHFDMTYRYFVWVSVIGNAVGAFASLVAGLADRWGRANLVVYGLLVAALLVFFGLPNAGDKTTYLVLFAVVSFIEGIVLVATPALIRDFSPQLGRATAMGYWTMGPVIGSLVVTSVTSSTLDTASWQDELRYSGAAGLVVFVVTLFALRELSPGLRDQIMVSLRDRALVEARAKGLDTEAVRRGEWRQMLRLDILGSAFAIAVFLLLYYAAVGNFVVYFSTTFGYSEQRTNGLANWYWAANALALIVAGLLSDRLLVRKPFMIVGGIGAIVATAVFASLATHATTGYYTFAWLFVAIGVFSGVAYAPWMASFTETVEKRNPAATAAGLAVWGWTVRIVVAVSAAFIPVLVTSVTPLVEHGAEVAAATKQAAPALAIVDAHPQLFAELGKYTPTTTPPALAAQAVKEVGPADLAVVQKAQPQLKVLKEHGPEVQKAVKNGPGEWRTWWWICVGGQVLFLPFVFVMAGRWSPKKAREDAQDHQEAVDRELAALAGSEA, via the coding sequence CGCATGTCGTATCTGGCGATCGTGGTGCTCACGACCGTCGTGCTCTACTACATGCTCTACATCCAGTACGCGGTGGCGACGTCGATCATCACGCACTTCGACATGACCTACCGCTACTTCGTGTGGGTCTCGGTCATCGGCAACGCGGTCGGGGCCTTCGCCTCACTCGTGGCCGGCCTCGCGGACCGGTGGGGGCGCGCGAACCTCGTGGTCTACGGCCTGCTCGTCGCCGCGCTTCTGGTCTTCTTCGGGCTGCCCAACGCCGGTGACAAGACGACCTACTTGGTGCTGTTCGCGGTCGTCAGCTTCATCGAGGGCATCGTGCTGGTCGCGACCCCGGCGCTGATCCGGGACTTCTCACCGCAGCTCGGCCGGGCCACCGCGATGGGCTACTGGACGATGGGCCCGGTCATCGGCAGCCTGGTCGTCACGTCGGTGACCAGCAGCACGCTCGACACCGCCAGCTGGCAGGACGAACTGCGCTACTCCGGGGCGGCCGGACTGGTCGTGTTCGTCGTCACCCTGTTCGCCCTGCGCGAGCTGTCGCCGGGCCTGCGCGACCAGATCATGGTGAGCCTGCGCGACCGCGCCCTGGTCGAGGCCCGCGCCAAGGGACTCGACACGGAGGCGGTACGGCGCGGGGAGTGGCGGCAGATGCTGCGCCTGGACATCCTCGGCTCGGCCTTCGCGATCGCGGTGTTCCTGCTCCTGTACTACGCGGCGGTCGGCAACTTCGTCGTCTACTTCTCGACCACCTTCGGCTACAGCGAGCAGCGCACCAACGGCCTCGCCAACTGGTACTGGGCCGCGAACGCCCTCGCGCTGATCGTGGCCGGACTGCTCTCGGACCGTTTGCTGGTGCGCAAGCCCTTCATGATCGTCGGCGGGATCGGCGCGATCGTGGCGACGGCCGTCTTCGCCTCGCTGGCCACCCATGCGACGACCGGTTACTACACCTTCGCCTGGCTGTTCGTCGCGATCGGCGTGTTCAGCGGGGTCGCCTACGCGCCGTGGATGGCGAGCTTCACCGAGACCGTCGAGAAGCGGAACCCGGCCGCGACCGCAGCGGGGCTCGCGGTCTGGGGCTGGACGGTACGGATCGTGGTCGCCGTGTCGGCGGCGTTCATCCCGGTGCTGGTCACCTCCGTCACCCCGCTCGTCGAGCACGGCGCCGAGGTGGCGGCCGCGACGAAGCAGGCGGCCCCGGCCCTCGCCATCGTCGACGCCCATCCCCAACTCTTCGCGGAGCTGGGCAAGTACACGCCGACCACGACGCCTCCCGCCCTGGCCGCGCAGGCCGTCAAGGAAGTCGGCCCCGCCGACCTGGCCGTCGTACAGAAGGCACAGCCGCAGCTCAAGGTGCTCAAGGAGCACGGGCCGGAGGTGCAGAAGGCCGTGAAGAACGGACCCGGGGAGTGGCGCACCTGGTGGTGGATCTGCGTGGGAGGGCAAGTCCTGTTCCTGCCCTTCGTGTTCGTGATGGCCGGCCGCTGGAGCCCGAAGAAGGCCCGCGAGGACGCCCAGGACCACCAGGAGGCCGTCGACCGCGAACTGGCCGCGCTCGCCGGGAGCGAGGCCTGA